A stretch of the Zonotrichia albicollis isolate bZonAlb1 chromosome 31, bZonAlb1.hap1, whole genome shotgun sequence genome encodes the following:
- the LOC102060904 gene encoding uncharacterized protein LOC102060904 isoform X6 codes for MDGTWWRPDVPVDDDDPPVSLSQALAAYKSTPVSTWFDVKMEASEWQRSVDVVVDRRAQLARKATKLHHTCRVMVTEAGYRAATATARARELQDEAARYGTAQENMVELGQALGREEGAEVVAMHGAQVRREAMVAAREATRATMVRQRLEVSLGLLEHLVTACDEATVFPRELQRLLWVTRAILKGTNELFPSVPNALVAKVAVAEQLWKTNTRLAKDHLGKTLPDVIEFLFNGGLDSPSACGVAERCQRATEDIPRLLRPPECPQGVPKVSPLSMELQELSLALLQPQVTIVAILGELLATLPRRDEEMLLLMSPLHLYWDLEEFTNELRTTLYCIDDTWRRHNVTMDDDDPVTSLSQALAAYKSMPWISQNHVTMAVRKWQGLVAALVDRWAELARKASELRNTWREAVTEAATGRARELQAMAARDGTAQENMVELGQALGWEEGAEVVAGHESWVRREAMVAASEATRATMERQWLDVSLGLLEHLVAACDEATAFPRELQRRVGDIKAALKGTNEASSDVPNALIAKVAVAKWLWEANARLVKDHLGGTLQDIIDFYYGCAPDSPRCRGVAEWCQRAIEDIPRLLRPPERPQGVPKVSRESMDPQELSPALLQPQVTVVAILGELLATLPSLDAMMMLLLSPSCLYWDLIDFTRELQTTLYHFDAAWWCRSVTFNGDDPPTSLSRTVAAYKSTRWTTSFHVRRATSKWQRSVSVLVNSWAQLARAATELRNTCRDLATKAADRAATATTRARALQDEAAHDGTGQENMVELVKALGGEEGAEVVSGHEAQVRREARVAASEATRATMVRQRLEASLGLLERLVTACDEASAFPRELQRLLRDTKATLEGTKTQSINVAENLVAKVAVAERLWEANAHLAKDHLVATLDDITKFLFPGRLASPSACEVAEWCQRVIEDIPRLLEPLEHPQSISTVSPETMEIEELSLALLQPQVTVVATLCELLATLPNLDEEMLLPMSPEGLYSDLQNFTSELQESLYYIDDTWWRRNVTWDYDDPPTSDNDDDDDDSSTYDGDDPPTSLSQALAAYESTPWTRCKRVAMEASKWQWSVSVLVDRWAELVGKASKLRKACRNLATKAADRAATATSRARELQAMAAHYGTAQENMVELAQALGGEEGAEVVAGHESWVRREARVAASKATRATMVRQRLEVALGLLERLVAACDEATAFLEELQHRVGDIKAALKGISEASPNVPKDLVAKVAVAERLCEANARLAKDHLLGALDDIIAFDCRFLSRFADDVAEQVAERCQRAIKDIPRLLRYLDHPQGVPKVSPMTMELQELFPALLQPQVIVVAILGELLATLPRRDGEATMSLQCLRWDLEEYSRDLRATLHCTDDTWWRNIVTSDDDGPVTSLSQALAAFRSTPWTPQNRVTMAASKWQEVISVLVDSWAKLSRKATQLRNTWREVAAEAADMVATATAQARELQDEAARDGTAQENMEELGQALGREEGAEVVAGHGAQVRREARVAASKATRATIVRQRLEVALGLLERLVAACDAATAFPRELQCRVGDIEATLKETNVASPDVPEDLVVKVAMAEWLWEANARLVKDHLEGTLNDINAFYYGYGPNSPHCRGVAERCQRVIKDIPRLLRPLECPLSVPRVSPMGMEPQELSPALLQPQVIVVAIVGELLATLPNLDGEMLLVSPGCLYQELEEFTRDLWVTLYHTDATWCCRNVTSNDDDRLTSLSQALAAYKSIPWTTWDDVIMVASKWQRSMDEPVNSWAELARKATKLRNTWKEVVTDAADRAAFYTARARALQDEAARYGTAQENIVELGQALGREEGAKVVAGYEAWVRREIKVSASQATRATMERQQAGVALGLLERLVAACDEATAFPRELQRLVRDIEAALKETNEASPDVPEDMVAKVADAERLWEANACLANDHLAETVRDIIKFLFPGGPASLSAHEVAERCQRAIEDIPRLLQPLECPQGVPKESPVTMELQEVSPPQLSPALLQPQVTVVAILGELLATLPSEDEINLLFMCPSDFYRDLKVLTWELQDTRHCIEDWRHRTVTWDDDDPVTSLSQALAAWESTPGTSQKRLTVAARNWQGLVNALVNSWARLARAATKLPNACRDLATKAADRAATATARARELQDAAAHYGTAQENMVELVKALGGEEGAEVVAGHEAQVWREARVAASEARRAIMVRQQLEASLGLLESLGAACDEASAFPRELQRLLKAIKAALKGTNEASPKVSEDLVAKVAVAEQLWEANARLAKDHLEGALQGSVDFYFNGDGPTSPSACGVAEQCQRAMEYIARLLRPPEHPQSVPKVSPVSMELQELSPALLQPEVTAVAILGELLASLPRWDEEMNLHVPKCLYWDLKNFTSHLCFTLYCTDNTWWRHSVTSGDDDPVTSLSRALAACESTRGTTWDNVIKAASKWQRSVSMHVNRWAELARTATKLRNACREVVTEAADREASARAWARDLQALAARDGTVQENMVELGEALVREEGAKVEDRYETQVRREARVAAREATRATMERQQAEAALGLLEHLVAACDEATAFPQELQRLLWDTKAALKGRSEASPNVPDDLVAKVAMAEQVWEAKRHLAKDHLLRAVPGTSKFYFTGGPASPSACEVAERCQRAIEDIPRLLRPPEHPQSVPNVSPVSMELQETSLSQLLEALVSVVATLGKVTATVTGPHRGVRRCVPPKLLHAALRIFTWSLRKALEHPSVTSLGQALATLGATPGATWADVRAAGSAWRELVSACEERWKQLVEEITKLRDACEDAALAWARDQQDKATRRGTAGDNLAATAQQLMVALDRDEEASVGATRDAQVAMATNEAMGEAVVASRRARAAIRRRHWAEVALEPLQRLVDACDKGTEFISYMQCQLRDIEAALEGTKEASPNVPEDLVAKVAKAEQLWEASACLFKHHLLGTLGDIHDLLLSPYGGRGGPDGPGSHAVTKQCQKAIEDIPKLLQDSDITTAMSSSQ; via the exons ATGGATGGCACCTGGTGGCGTCCAGATGTCCCTGTGGATGATGATGACCCTCCCGTCTCCCTCAGCCAGGCCCTGGCCGCCTACAAGAGCACCCCAGTTTCCACCTGGTTTGATGTGAAAATGGAGGCCAGCGAGTGGCAGCGGTCAGTGGATGTGGTTGTGGACAGGAGGGCCCAGCTGGCCAGGAAGGCCACCAAGCTCCACCACACTTGCAGGGTGATGGTCACTGAGGCAGGCTAcagagctgccactgccactgcccgggccagggagctgcaggacgaGGCTGCCCGTTATGGCACAGCTCAGGAAAACATGGTGGAGCTGGGtcaggccctgggcagggaggagggggccGAGGTGGTGGCCATGCATGGAGCTCAGGTGAGGAGAGAGGCCATGGTGGCTGCCAGAGAGGCAACAAGGGCCACCATGGTGAGACAGCGGctggaggtgtccctgggtCTGCTGGAGCACTTGGTGACTGCATGTGACGAAGCCACCGTGTTCCCCCGGGAGCTGCAGCGCCTGCTCTGGGTCACCAGGGCCATCCTGAAGGGGACAAATGAGTTgttccccagtgtccccaatgcctTGGTGGCCAAGGTGGCCGTGGCCGAGCAGCTGTGGAAGACCAACACCCGCCTGGCCAAGGATCACCTGGGGAAGACACTTCCAGACGTCATTGAATTCTTGTTCAATGGTGGTCTTGACAGCCCCAGTGCCTGTGGGGTGGCCGAGCGGTGCCAAAGAGCCACTGAGGATATCCCAAGGCTCCTTCGACCCCCggagtgtccccagggtgtccccaaggtgtccccattGAGCATGGAGCTCCAAGAG ctgtccctggccctgctgcagccacaggtcacCATAGTGGCCATCCTGGGTGAGCTGCTGGCCACCCTGCCCCGTCGGGACgaggagatgctgctgctcaTGTCCCCATTGCACCTGTACTGGGACCTGGAGGAATTCACCAATGAGCTCCGGACCACCCTGTACTGTATTGATGACACCTGGAGGCGCCACAATGTCACCATGGATGATGATGACCCTGTCACCTCCCTGAGCCAGGCCCTGGCTGCCTACAAGAGCATGCCATGGATCTCCCAGAACCATGTGACAATGGCAGTCAGGAAGTGGCAGGGGTTGGTGGCTGCACTTGTAGACAGATGGGCTGAGCTGGCCAGGAAAGCCTCTGAGCTCCGCAACACCTGGAGGGAGGCGGTCACTGAGGCGGCCACTGGCcgggccagggagctgcaggccaTGGCTGCCCGTGAtgggacagctcaggaaaacatggtggagctgggtcaggccctgggctgggaggagggGGCCGAGGTGGTGGCCGGGCATGAATcctgggtgaggagagaggcCATGGTGGCTGCCAGCGAGGCAACAAGGGCCACCATGGAGAGACAGTGGCTGGAcgtgtccctggggctgctggagcactTGGTGGCCGCGTGTGACGAAGCCACCGCGTTCCCCCGGGAGCTGCAGCGCAGGGTTGGGGATATCAAGGCCGCCCTGAAGGGGACAAATGAGGCATCCtctgatgtccccaatgcctTGATTGCCAAGGTGGCTGTGGCCAAGTGGCTGTGGGAGGCCAACGCCCGCCTGGTCAAAGATCACCTGGGAGGAACACTTCAAGACATCATCGACTTCTATTACGGTTGTGCTCCTGACAGCCCCCGTTGCCGTGGGGTGGCAGAGTGGTGCCAAAGAGCCATCGAGGACATCCCAAGGCTCCTTCGACCCCCAGAgcgtccccaaggtgtccccaaggtgtcccgaGAGAGCATGGATCCCCAAGAG ctgtccccagccctgctgcagccacaggtcacTGTGGTGGCCATCCTGGGTGAGTTGCTGGCCACCCTGCCCAGTCTGGACGCAATGATGATGCTGCTCCTGTCTCCAAGCTGCCTGTACTGGGACCTGATTGACTTCACCAGGGAGCTCCAGACCACCCTGTATCACTTTGATGCCGCCTGGTGGTGCCGCAGTGTCACGTTCAATGGCGATGACCCTCCCACCTCCCTGAGCCGGACCGTGGCTGCCTACAAGAGCACCAGATGGACCACCAGTTTCCATGTAAGACGGGCGACCAGCAAGTGGCAGCGGTCGGTGTCTGTGCTCGTGAACAGCTGGGCCCagctggccagggcagccaccgAGCTCCGCAACACCTGCAGGGATTTGGCCACCAAGGCGGCCGACAgggctgccactgccaccactcgggccagggccctgcaggacgAGGCTGCCCATGATGGGACAGGTCAAGAAAACATGGTGGAGCTGGTTAAGGCCTTGGGTGGGGAGGAGGGGGCCGAGGTGGTGTCCGGGCATGAAGCCCAGGTGAGGAGAGAGGCCAGGGTGGCTGCCAGCGAGGCAACAAGGGCCACCATGGTGAGACAGCGGCTGGAggcgtccctggggctgctggagcgctTGGTGACTGCATGTGACGAAGCCTCTGCGTTCCCCCGGGAGCTGCAGCGCCTGCTCAGGGACACCAAGGCCACCCTGGAGGGAACAAAGACACAGTCCATCAATGTTGCTGAGAATTTGGTGGCCAAGGTGGCCGTGGCTGAGCGGCTGTGGGAGGCCAACGCCCACCTGGCCAAGGATCACCTGGTGGCGACACTTGATGATATCACCAAGTTCTTGTTCCCTGGACGTCTCGCCAGCCCCAGTGCCTGTGAAGTGGCCGAGTGGTGCCAAAGAGTCATCGAGGACATCCCAAGGCTCCTTGAacccctggagcatccccagaGCATCTCCACGGTGTCCCCAGAGACCATGGAGATTGAAGAG ctctcccttgccttgctgcagccacaggtcacCGTGGTGGCCACCctgtgtgagctgctggccaccCTGCCTAATCTGGATGAGGAGATGCTgctgcccatgtccccagaggGCCTGTACTCGGACCTACAAAATTTCACCAgtgagctccaggagagcttgTACTATATTGATGACACCTGGTGGCGCCGCAATGTCACCTGGGATTATGATGACCCTCCCACTTCcgataatgatgatgatgatgatgactcTTCCACCTATGATGGTGATGACCCCCCTACCTCCCTGAGCCAGGCCCTGGCTGCCTATGAGAGCACCCCATGGACGCGCTGCAAACGTGTGGCAATGGAGGCCAGTAAATGGCAGTGGTCAGTGTCTGTGCTTGTGGACAGGTGGGCCGAGCTGGTTGGGAAGGCCTCCAAGCTCCGCAAAGCCTGCAGGAATTTGGCCACCAAGGCAGCCGACAGGGCAGCCACCGCCACCAGCcgggccagggagctgcaggccaTGGCTGCCCATTAtgggacagctcaggaaaacatggtggagctggctcaggccctgggcggGGAGGAGGGGGCTGAGGTGGTGGCCGGGCATGAATcctgggtgaggagagaggcCAGGGTGGCTGCCAGCAAGGCAACAAGGGCCACCATGGTGAGACAGCGGCTGGaggtggccctggggctgctggagcgctTGGTGGCCGCGTGTGACGAAGCCACCGCATTCCTcgaggagctgcagcacagggttGGGGACATCAAGGCTGCCCTGAAGGGGATAAGTGAAGcatcccccaatgtccccaaagacTTGGTGGCCAAGGTGGCTGTGGCCGAGCGGCTGTGCGAGGCCAACGCCCGCCTGGCCAAGGATCACCTGCTGGGGGCACTTGATGACATCATCGCCTTCGATTGCCGTTTTCTCAGCCGCTTTGCTGATGACGTGGCCGAGCAGGTGGCCGAGCGGTGCCAGAGAGCCATCAAGGACATCCCAAGGCTCCTTCGATACCTGGATcatccccaaggtgtccccaaggtgtccccaatgacCATGGAGCTCCAAGAG cttttcccagccctgctgcagccacaggtcaTTGTCGTGGCCATCCTGGGTGAGCTGCtggccaccctgcccaggcGGGACGGGGAGGCGACCATGTCCCTACAGTGTCTGCGCTGGGACCTGGAGGAATACTCCAGGGATCTCCGGGCTACCCTGCACTGCACTGATGACACCTGGTGGCGCAACATTGTAACCTCCGATGATGATGGCCCTGTCACCTCCCTTAGCCAGGCCCTGGCCGCCTTCAGGAGCACCCCATGGACCCCCCAGAACCGTGTGACAATGGCAGCCAGCAAGTGGcaggaggtgatttctgtgcttgTGGACAGCTGGGCCAAACTATCCAGGAAGGCCACCCAGCTCCGCAACACCTGGAGGGAGGTGGCTGCCGAGGCGGCCGACATGGTGGCCACCgccactgcccaggccagggagctgcaggacgaGGCTGCCCGTGAtgggacagctcaggaaaacatggaggagctgggtcaggccctgggcagggaggagggggccGAGGTGGTGGCCGGGCATGGAGCCCAGGTGAGGAGAGAGGCCAGGGTGGCTGCCAGCAAGGCAACAAGGGCCACCATAGTGAGACAGCGGCTGGaggtggccctggggctgctggagcgctTGGTGGCCGCGTGTGACGCAGCCACCGCGTTCCCCCgggagctgcagtgcagggTTGGGGACATCGAGGCCACCCTGAAGGAGACAAATGTGGCATCCCCCGATGTCCCCGAGGACTTGGTGGTCAAGGTGGCCATGGCTGAGTGGCTGTGGGAGGCCAACGCCCGCCTGGTCAAAGATCACCTGGAGGGGACACTTAATGACATCAATGCGTTCTATTACGGTTATGGTCCCAACAGCCCCCATTGCCGCGGGGTGGCTGAGCGGTGCCAAAGAGTCATCAAGGACATCCCAAGGCTCCTTCGACCCCTGGAGtgtcccctgagtgtccccagggtgtccccaatggGCATGGAGCCCCAAGAG ctgtccccggccctgctgcagccacaggtcaTTGTCGTGGCCATCGTGGGCGAGTTGCTGGCCACCCTGCCCAATCTGGATGGGGAGATGctgctggtgtccccagggtgcctGTACCAGGAACTGGAGGAATTCACCAGGGATCTCTGGGTCACCCTGTACCACACTGATGCCACCTGGTGTTGCCGCAATGTCACCTCCAATGATGATGACCGTCTCACCTCCCTGAGCCAGGCCCTGGCTGCCTACAAGAGCATCCCATGGACCACCTGGGATGATGTGATAATGGTGGCCAGCAAGTGGCAGCGATCGATGGATGAGCCAGTGAACAGCTGGGCCGAGCTGGCCAGGAAGGCCACCAAGCTCCGCAACACCTGGAAGGAGGTGGTCACTGATGCGGCTGACAGGGCGGCCTTCTACACCGCCCGGGCCAGGGCCCTACAGGACGAGGCTGCCCGTTAtgggacagctcaggaaaaTATTGTAGAGCTGGGtcaggccctgggcagggaggagggggccAAGGTGGTGGCCGGGTATGAAGCTTGGGTGAGGAGGGAGATCAAGGTGTCTGCCAGCCAGGCAACAAGGGCCACCATGGAGAGACAGCAGGcaggggtggccctggggctgctggagcgctTGGTGGCCGCATGTGACGAAGCCACCGCGTTCCCCCGGGAGCTGCAGCGCCTGGTCAGGGACATCGAGGCCGCCCTGAAGGAGACAAATGAGGCGTCTCCTGATGTCCCCGAGGACATGGTGGCCAAGGTGGCCGACGCCGAGCGGCTGTGGGAGGCCAACGCCTGCCTGGCCAATGATCACCTGGCAGAGACAGTTCGAGACATCATCAAGTTCTTGTTCCCTGGTGGTCCTGCCAGCCTCAGTGCCCATGAGGTGGCTGAGCGGTGCCAAAGAGCCATCGAGGACATCCCGAGGCTCCTTCAACCCCtggagtgtccccaaggtgtccccaaggagTCCCCAGTGACCATGGAGCTCCAAGAG gtgtcccctccccagctgtccccggcCCTTCTGCAGCCACAGGTCACTGTCGTGGCCATCCTGGGTGAGCTGCTGGCCACCCTGCCCAGTGAGGACGAGATTAATCTGCTGTTCATGTGTCCAAGTGACTTTTACAGGGACCTGAAGGTCCTCACCTgggagctccaggacacccggcACTGCATTGAAGACTGGAGGCACCGCACTGTCACCTGGGATGATGATGACCCTGTCACCTCCCTTAGCCAGGCCCTGGCTGCCTGGGAGAGCACCCCAGGGACGTCCCAGAAGCGTTTGACAGTGGCAGCCAGGAATTGGCAGGGGTTGGTAAATGCACTTGTGaacagctgggccaggctggccagggcagccaccaaACTCCCCAATGCCTGCAGGGATTTGGCCACCAAGGCGGCTGACAGGGCAGCCACTGCCACCGCCcgggccagggagctgcaggacgcGGCTGCCCATTAtgggacagctcaggaaaaCATGGTGGAGCTGGTTAAGGCCTTGGGTGGGGAGGAGGGGGCCGAGGTGGTGGCCGGGCATGAAGCCCAGGTGTGGAGAGAGGCCAGGGTGGCTGCCAGCGAGGCGAGAAGGGCCATCATGGTGAGACAGCAGCTGGAggcgtccctggggctgctggagagcTTGGGGGCCGCGTGTGACGAAGCCTCTGCGTTCCCCCGGGAGCTGCAGCGCCTGCTGAAGGCCATCAAGGCTGCCCTGAAGGGGACAAATGAGGCGTCCCCCAAAGTCTCTGAGGACTTGGTGGCCAAGGTGGCCGTGgctgagcagctgtgggaggccaACGCCCGCCTGGCCAAGGATCACCTGGAGGGGGCACTTCAAGGCAGCGTTGATTTCTATTTCAATGGTGATGGACCCACCAGCCCCAGTGCCTGTGGGGTGGCCGAGCAGTGCCAAAGAGCCATGGAATACATCGCAAGGCTCCTTCGAcccccagagcatccccagagtgtccccaaggtgtccccagtgagCATGGAGCTCCAAGag CTGTCTccggccctgctgcagccagaggtcaCTGCCGTGGCCATCCTGGGTGAGCTGCTGGCCAGTCTGCCCAGGTGGGATGAGGAGATGAATCTGCACGTCCCAAAGTGCCTGTATTGGGACCTGAAGAATTTCACCAGCCACCTTTGCTTCACCCTGTACTGCACTGATAACACCTGGTGGCGCCACAGTGTCACCTCTGGTGATGATGACCCTGTCACCTCCCTCAGCCGGGCCCTGGCTGCCTGTGAGAGCACCCGAGGGACCACCTGGGACAATGTGATAAAGGCGGCCAGCAAGTGGCAGCGGTCAGTGTCTATGCATGTGAACAGATGGGCTGAGCTGGCCAGGACAGCCACCAAGCTTCGAAACGCCTGCAGGGAGGTGGTCACTGAGGCGGCCGATAGGGAGGCCTCAGCCAGGGCCTGGGCGAGGGACTTGCAGGCCTTGGCTGCCCGTGATGGGACAGTTCAGGAAAACATGGTGGAACTGGGTGAGGCCCTGGTCAGGGAGGAGGGGGCCAAGGTGGAGGACAGGTATGAAACCCAGGTGAGGAGAGAGGCCAGGGTGGCTGCCAGAGAGGCAACAAGGGCCACCATGGAGAGACAGCAGGCAGAGgcggccctggggctgctggagcactTGGTGGCTGCGTGTGACGAAGCCACCGCGttcccccaggagctgcagcgcCTGCTCTGGGACACCAAGGCCGCCCTGAAGGGGAGAAGTGAAGcatcccccaatgtccccgacGACTTGGTGGCCAAGGTGGCCATGGCCGAGCAGGTGTGGGAGGCCAAGAGGCACCTGGCCAAGGATCACCTGCTGAGGGCAGTTCCAGGCACCAGCAAGTTCTATTTCACTGGtggtcctgccagccccagtgcctgTGAGGTGGCTGAGCGGTGCCAAAGAGCCATCGAGGACATCCCAAGGCTCCTTCGCcccccagagcatccccagaGCGTCCCCAATGTATCCCCAGTGAGCATGGAGCTCCAAGAG ACAtccctttcccagctgctggaggctctGGTATCCGTGGTGGCCACCCTGGGCAAGGTGACAGCCACCGTGACCGGGCCACACCGGGGCGTGCGGCGCTGTGTGCCCCCAAAGTTGCTGCACGCAGCCCTGAGGATCTTCACCTGGAGCCTCCGTAAGGCCCTGGaacaccccagtgtcacctccctgggccAGGCCCTGGCCACCCTTGGGGCCACCCCAGGGGCCACCTGGGCCGATGTGAGAGCTGCGGGCAGCGCCTGGCGGGAGTTGGTGTCTGCGTGTGAGGAGAGATGGAAACAGCTGGTCGAGGAGATCACCAAGCTCCGTGATGCCTGCGAGGACGCGGCCCTCGCCTGGGCCAGGGACCAGCAGGACAAGGCCACCCGcagggggacagctggggacaacctggcagccacagcccagcagctcatGGTGGCCCTGGACAGGGATGAGGAGGCCTCAGTGGGGGCCACACGTGATGCCCAGGTGGCAATGGCCACCAATGAGGCCATGGGAGAGGCTGTGGTGGCCTCCAGGCGGGCGAGGGCAGCCATCAGGAGGAGACATTGGGCAGAGGTGGCCCTGGAGCCGCTGCAGCGCTTGGTGGATGCGTGTGACAAAGGCACTGAGTTTATCAGTTAcatgcagtgccagctcagggaTATtgaggctgccctggaggggaCAAAGGAGGcgtcccccaatgtccctgagGACTTGGTGGCCAaagtggccaaggctgagcagctgtgggaggccaGTGCCTGCCTGTTCAAGCATCACctgctggggacacttggggacatccATGACCTCCTCTTGAGTCCCTATGGTGGCCGTGGTGGCCCTGATGGCCCCGGCAGCCACGCGGTGACCAAGCAGTGCCAAAAAGCTATCGAGGACATCCCAAAGCTGCTTCAGGACAGTGACATCACCACTGCAATGTCATCGTCACAgtga